From Niallia sp. Man26:
TTATCTACATATATATTTGCCTGCTGAAAATAATGTTGGATATTTTCCATTTTCATTTCCTTGATTGCTTCCTTTGATAATAATGGTGCATCCGTTTTGGCAAGCACAAAAGAACCTAACCAAGCATGATAACAACCCGCGACATGAACTAAGGAATCTCTTATATTTTAAAATCCAAATCCAAACTCTTTTGTAAAATCAGCTTCATTCAATTCTTTACACTGGTCTAGTAAAATCTGCCTTGTTTGTTTTACCCACTCATATTCCTGTTTGTCCATCTCACTATCCCCCACTTATAAAGATAATAACTGAATATTCTTCTTATTATACATAAATGAAGCTTTTCACTAAACACTAATTTTCCATTTCGTACCGACATAATGTGGAGTCTTTTACTACCGTAAATATCCTCCATTATTAATATCAAACGTTGCTCCTGTGTAATGCTTTGCTTTATCTGATAATAAAAAAACAACCGTTTCCGCCACATCTTCAGGTAGGACAGGGGTATTAATGAGTTGGTGACTTAAATATTCTTCTTTTCTCCAATCAGGTATTATCCCCATCATCGTTGTATTCACCATCGTAGGCGCAACAGCATTAACTCGAATATATGGTGAAAAATTCATGGCGCAGCTTTTAGTTAAACCAAGTATAGCTGCTTTCGAAAGTCCGTAAATCGCATCTGAACTGCCTTCCATCCCTGAAACTGAAGACATATTAATGATGACTCCCTTCCGTTTCTCTTCCAATAATTTTTTGCCAAACATTTGTGAAAAATAAATAAATCCCTTTACATTTATGTCTAAAACTTTATCCATTTCATCTGCTTGATAATCCAAAATATTTTTTGCTAAATAAATTCCAGCATTGTTAACTAAACAATCTACGTCAGAATGTTCTGCTTCGATGTAATAAAAAAATTTAGTAACAGCTTCATATTTACTGACATCTAATTGGTATGTATATAAAACATTGCGATCATCCATTGCCAGTGATAAATTATTTAAAGAGTTGCCATTAATATCGCAAGCAATTACCGATGCACCCTCATTTAAACATCCTTTGACAATCTCCTTTCCAATTCCAGAGCCTGCACCTGTTACTATAACTTTTCTTTTTTTGAGCATTTTTTATAACTCCTCTCTATATTGATTTTTTTGAAAATTTTATCTTCTTTAAATTATAAATGAAACAAATGGAAAAAGTGGAGGAATTACTTTGTAACAATATTCGTAACATAACAAAGAACCCAGCATTTTCTGCTGGGTTCTTTAAATAACATTTCTTATTCTTGCTGTTTCTCTACTCAAGCGTAGTGAGTGAAGCTATGGTCATAATGATTAGTACAAAGGAAATTGTAAACCATACGGTATTATTAGCTGTATTTTCTTCATACTTTATCTTCTTTAACAATGACACAAGATTTAAACAAAAAACAATACAATAAATGGGTAATAAGTAAAAGCTAAAAATAGCAAAAACTTCAATCAAAATAGTCACCTTTTTTCTTTCCTAAGTCAAAATAAAAGCGAATTAAACCAGCATCTCTACCACCATATAATAAAGCAATATTTAAGCTGTAGTTCCTTTTAATAATCGAACAGGCAGCCTTGTTTCTAAATGAATGTCTGTGAATTCTCCCTCTATTTCTTTCAATAAAATATCGATAGCTGTTTTCGCTATTAGATCGACTGGCTGCCTAATGGTTGTAAGTTCTGGTAATAATGTTTGAGCTGTCTCTGTCCCATCATAGCCGACTACCTTAATGTTTTTTCCTCGTTTTTTTGCTTCATTCCAAAATGCTGCCGCAAATAAATCATTAGTGGCAAATACACCATCTACTTCTGGATGGTCGTTAAAAATTTCATTTATTATATGTATATAACTATTTTGAGCAAAAACCTCTGATATTTCATAAATAATTGGCGTCCTGCCCTGTTGCTCCATAAGATCTATATACGCTTTTCTTCTTAATCTGGCCGGCGTTTCCAGTTCTCCAATTCCATCCATTAGCACAATACAATTACAGTCATTTTCAATTAACAATTCTGTTGCGATTTTCCCACCTTCGTAATTATCAGAGCCGACAACTGGGATGGTTTCAGACAGATACCTATCTATAGCAACAACAGCTAAACCTTGCTTATGATAATCAAAAATACCGCGATTATGTGTGCCGACAATAATTCCATCCACCTGATTTCGTAATAACATTTCCAAGTATTTTTCTTCTTTATCAATCTGATTTAAACTATTGCAAAGCAACACCTTATACCCTAACGTTGCACAAATGTTTTCTAAGTGAAAAGTCAGTTCTCCAAAGAAAGGGTTTGCCGTTGTCGGCAGTATCAAGCCAATTAAGTTAGACCGCTTGTTAAATAAAGACCGAGCAACATCATTTGGAAAATAATTAAGCTCATTCATCGCTTCTTGGACTTTTTCCCTAGTTTTATCACTTATGTACCCGCGGTTATTCAAAACACGCGAAACAGTAGTTGGCGAAACACCAGCCTTTTTCGCCACATCTTCAATTTTAGGCTTCATTTCTGTTCCTCCTAAAAAACCAATTAAGTATATTATAGTACAAAAGATTATCCGCTGTTTTACAAGATGAAAGATTTATAACATTTTAGGAAGAAAAAGTGCTCATCACGTTATTAACATTAGCCGTCACTTCCATTTTTAAGCTCTACTCTGAATTTTCTTGTTTGTATGTTTAATCAGCAAATCTTGGGTTAACAGACATTAAGATTACTTTTGTTTTAAAGTCAGAATTCAGTTATTTTCATTTTGTCTTTATTCTATAGATAAATGATGTAAAAAAACCGCAAACATTGTCATATCATGCGATTTCTCAGGAAATACAACATAAAATACGGAAAATATTTCTCAGCTTGTCGCTCCTTCATGATATGCCCCGAAATAGTGCATAATAAAAGCCCGAATCCGCATAAGAATTCGGGCTTTTCATTATTTTATTCTTCTGTAGCTAATTCCTCTTCTGCTTCTTCTAAATCATCAGGATAAACTGTCGTATCAAATACTTCTCCTGTTGCTTCGTCTTTAACATCGATATTTACCTTCATTTTATCCATGTCTTCTCCGTTAAAGAGGTTATACATCATACCCGTAATACCAATACCGATAATGGACCATGAATCCATGCTGTTCTCATAGGCTGCTTTATCAACCGTTAAAGTGAACTTAGAGAAAGAGTTATTGTAAGTAATATCTTTCACAGATGGGAAAGTGCCGTCTGTTTTTATTTCATCTAATGATTTTTCGGCATTTGTTTTAATGTCTTTCATCATTTTTTTATGCTCTGATTTAGACATTTTATACGTTAAAGAACCATCCTCGTTTTTTGTTACCTCAATACCTTCTGCTTCCGCTTCTTTAATGGTATTATCAATGTCCTCGCCTTCAACAAAAGATGCTGGCATTGTAATTTCCACATTTAGCAGACCTTTGTCTACAGCAAAATCCTCTGTTTCTTCTGATTCCTTCTTGTCACTTGAAGTCTTGCTTGCTTCTTTGTCAGCTCCACAAGCAGCAAGTGCAAGTACCGTAATGGCTAAAAATAACAAAAACCCAAATTTTTTCATGTAAGAATCCCCCTACTGTACTATATATTGTATTTACGTACCTTAGTACAATACCATATAATAGGAGGTCATTTCTAGCAATCTCTAATAATCGAATTATTCTAAACTCTATTCCTTACCGACATATATGTAATTATCAAAGGATAATAATGACATTTCAGCCCCATTCTTTTCGTTAATTGTCATCGCCCCCTCCTGTGCTATTTGAAGCTCGTAATACTTCCTTTTCTTGTCTGAAAAAAAGGTGATAGTTTCACGGCTCTCTCTCCTAGTTTTATTTGGAGATTAGACGGAATAATTTACAAAAAATTACAATCTTAGTTATAATAAAAGAATCTTTTCCTTTTAAATTTTTCCCCAATTATTCGCATTTAAAATACTTGAGTAACTCATTTAACACCTTCACTAATCCCTGTTATTTCCTTATATTAAAATAATAATTATATTGGGTTACTATGTATTCAGATTGAGATGTTTATTACAGTCTATAATTAATAAAAACGGGTGCCTAGTGCTTAGGCAACCCGTTTTTCTGTGTCTTATTCTTACTCTTTTATACTATCAAGCTTCGTACTAACTTCCTCTTTAGCCGCCTGATTTCCATAATGCGGTCTTACTCGTTTAATAAACAATGCGAGTATTAGTGCAAGCACTGCAATCCATGTAGAAACAATAAAGGTAAAGTTAATTCCATGTATCATTGCTTCATTCATGATTTGTTGTTGAATTTCCGTTGCCGACTGTGCTGTACTTGCATCCATATTTGCCATTGCATTAGCAGCTAATTCCTCTGCTTCTGCTTTCGTTCTATTTTGCATAACGGTAATTAATAACGCTGACCCAATTGCACCTGATACTTGTTGTAAAGTGTTGTTCAATGCTGTTCCGTGTGGATTGTTAATCGGCGGCAATTGATTTAATCCGTTTGTCATTACTGGCATCATAACCATGGACATTCCGAACATACGCAAGGTGTACAATAAGACAAGTGTGGAATATGCAGTATTCATGCCGATCTTGCTGAAGTAATAAGACGTTATAACTGTAATTGTTAAGCCAATTACGGCTAGTATTCTTGCTCCGTACTTATCAAAGAGTTTCCCTGTTATCGGCGACATTATTCCCATTACAATCGCTCCAGGGAGCATTAACAAGCCTGAATCCATTGGAGAAATGCCGCGGATGGTCTGCACATAGATTGGCAGCAGGATCATAGATGAAAACATTGCGACTGAAATAACAATGGAAATAACTGACGACAATGCAAACATAGGATACTTATAGATGCGAAACTCAAGCATCGGCTCATCCATCCGAAGCTGGCGCAGGATAAAAGTAAGCAATGCAACTGTACCAATAATAATCGTTCCATATACGTATGGGCTATCCCAGCCCTTCTCTCCTGCAGAACTAAAGCCATACAGCAACCCACCGAAGCCAATGCTCGATAAAACTAATGAGAATATATCAAGCTTAATATCTCGTTGGGCCGTTACATCTTTTAATTTAATAAAGGCAAAAACTAAAGTTAAAACTGCAATTGGCAGAACAATATCAAATAACATTCTCCAGCTGTAATGCTCAATCAGCCAGCCTGAGAGCGTTGGCCCAATTGCTGGAGCTGTAATCATCACCAGACCAAACATCCCCATTGCAGCCCCTCTTTTTTCAACTGGAAATGCTGTAAGCATCACATTCATTAATAACGGCATCATGATCGCTGATCCTGCTGCCTGAATCATGCGCGCTCCTAGTAACACACTGAATGCTGGAGCAACGCTTGCTAAGAGCGTTCCTAAAGTAAATAATAACATGGCTGTTAAGAATAATTTTTTATCAGAAAAACGCTGAATGAAGAACGCACTAGCTGGTATTAATATCCCATTAATGAGCATATAACCTGTAGACAGCCATTGTACTGCAGTCGCATTGACGTCGAATTCCTCCATAATTGCTGGAAGAGCAACGTTAAGCAAGGTCTCATTTAATATCGCTACAAAGGCGCCGATAAATAAAATCGCAATCATGCCATATGGAGGTGAATTCGTTTCCTTTGTCATGTGGAATCAGTCCTTCTTTCTTATTTAATTTATCCTTCAAAACTGTAAAGCTCCCCTCTTCCCCTCCGTTTCAATAATTCCTTTGTTTCTGTTTTAAATAATTGAATTTACAACAAAAACACTCCTTTTAAATTTTTTTCAAAAAAGGATTGACGAAAGCATGGTATACATCGTATAATTAAGATAGGGATAATATACGATGATGACTAAATATAAAATGCATACCTATGTAAATTTACCATATCTAGTAACTCTTTTCAATGGTGAATTACATATTTTTTTATGTAATTTTTTATTAGAAGTGCGTTCAATGAACGCACTTCTATTTTTTTTTGCGGCAGGCTGTTTATTCTTTACTATAAACGGAATAATTAGCATGCAGCTGTCCATCTTGTCCAAGTATTCGCTGTGTAACGAACATTTGTGTTTTATCTGCTGATAATGATCTCGTTGCCTCGTTAAGGATGTTTCTATCTTTATATGCAGCAGAGATGAATTTTCCATCTGCAGTTATTTCATACTTAACAAAATCGACTCCTTGACCTTTAAAAGGATGCTTTTCCCCGTCAGGAATCCCGGAAAATTCCACTTGATATGTTTGTTCACTTTGTTCCTCCCAGCTGACGTGAAATAGCACTTTCTCGCCAACTAGCTTGATATTATACGTGCCTGAAGCAGGCGGACTGCCTAATGAATAATTAGATTCTTCCCTTAACAACTTCCATGTTCCGCAAAAGTCTTGAACAGCATTTCCTAGACTTTGTTTCATAATATCCGTTGCTCCATTTCTGTTATTTTGCCAAGCTGTGATATACAGCCATCATATCTCGCTTATTTAATTCTCGAATGCGGTTGAATATTGGAATTTCTTTGACTTCCTCTGCAGCGCCTTCTGTAACCACATCGCTTACCGTACCAGTCAGCCATGTTTGTACTTTTACACCTTCAACTAATTCCTCTAATCCCTCTTCATTGATCCCGCTCGCATGACAGCTGATACACGGCACCGATAATTTCATGACACCATCATGAAGATTATCTTCCGAGATAACCTTTTTGCCTTTGCAGAAAGGACATGGATGACTTGCTTTTATTTTATTAATTTGGGTTACAATTTTTTTATATCCGAATGCTTCATATACATAGGTTAGCTTTTTGTATTTCCCATTCGTGAAATATTTATCAATAATACTTTCTCTCGTTTCATCAATACCAGTAAAATCACAGATTGTCAGCTCGTTTTTACTGCTTAAGTTTTTGATATTGTCTTTAATACTGCTCCAGAACGGCAACACATTTTGCAAAACAATTTCATAGCCGACAAAGCTTGCTAATTCAAGTTCCAGCATTTTAAGGGCTGCTTGTGTTTTTCGAGGCAGCAAGGAAACATCCTGCGTCAGTGGCATGTCTTTGCCGACGATTGCTTTAAGTTTCTCTAAAACTGGTAATGAGCCGACGATATTAATAATCTTTGTAATAGGAAGTTGAATTAACTCCCGGATATCGACGTCACTAATCAACAGCTTTTTCTCGTGATTTAATATAGTGCCATTACAAATTGGGCAAGGTATCATTTCTTTTGATTGCTTCATCTGTTCTTTAATGATGGATTTTGACACAACCATATAACGGCCAAGTATAAAGTTGAAGCCTTCCCATTTCTTTGAAGACTTTGTCGCTTTATCATAAAATGACTTGTCCCAATAGCCATATAAGAAGGTATGTTTTTCTGCTTCTGTTAACTCGTTATAGCTCTTACTCAAATCATGACCTAATTCATTTTTTATTTCCTCGAAAAGAAAATGTATTTTTGCATGTTGATAATATTTCAGCACTTCCATCACATCAGGATGTAATAAGCCGTCCCAAAATGGAACTGTTTTATCTTGAATCACTAACTCAAAATCAAATTTTTCCATTTCTCTGCGCCCGGAACAGCTTGGACAGTGATTAGCTTGACTATAAAAATCAAAGCTTTTTGTATCTTTATTAGCTGGATGAGCAGATACGATATGATTAATTATTCCGCCTATTTCAAAAAGAAAACTGTATTGGCTATATAAGTGCCTCTCTAAATCAATAGCGATGACTGGTGCAATTTTTTCAGATTCATATTCGCCGTAAATCAATCGTGCCATAGAAGAAAGACTCTTAAGAATGCCGCCTTTATAGACGTTTTCAGCTTGTTTAAAATAACTGATATGATTTTCCGTTAAATAATTTATTCCCTTTACTGAATCTAATTGGGATGATATATGTATCGATTCATCATTCTTCTCAGTATTTTTTTGGCTGAAATATTCATCATGACTGACCACATCAAGATGCAGCACAGGTTCGGACTGTCTTTTTCCAAAATCTACAATAAAATCAGAGCTTTCAAGCATATAAGCATTATGTTCAATCATTATGATGGAGACTGTTTGATCTTCCAAAATAATTCTTACACTATCAATGAATTGATTTAAGATATTTTGTGATAACCCTTTAGAAGGCTCATCAAATATAAATAGTGTATGCGGATTTCTGGTGTTGGCAAACAGCTCTGAAACTAAGTGAACACATTGAAATTCACCTGTTGACAGTGTCTGTGTTTTTCGTTCCAATGTTAAATATCCGAGCCCAAGCTTAATCAATAAACTTAGCCGTTTATGGACAATGTCTTCTTTTGGAAGCTCTTCAACAATATCTTCAATTGAGCGCTGAAAAACATCTTCTATTTCGCTGCTATATTTTGATAGCTTCCTTTTTATATCAAGAAATGTCGCAATGGTTGACCTGCTCGTGATGGACTGATTCCGGTCCTGACCTACCATTACGAGTTTGTCTTTTGGGTATCGCTTCAGAAAATCCCTTGCAATACACTCATTTACTAAAGTTGATTTACCGCAGCCAGATTCACCTGTAAAGGTTACAAGTCTATTTTTTGGAATCTCGATTTCCGCCATTTGAATATTGCGGCAATACAAATCGTAAAATGGATAGAATTCAGTTGGAGTTTCCTCATTCCGTTCCCAAAGTATGGCTTGCGGACGCGGAGATTCTTTCACTAGCTTTCCTCCGTATTTACCGCTGCCTGGCCCAAAGAACAATTGCTTATCTGCTGCATTTAATACACTATCTGAATGATCTATCAGCCAAATTTGGTTTTTACAGCCTAATTGTTGAACCTGTTCTAATATTTTTAATAGCGTGTCATGATCAAGACCAACCGATATTTCATCAATAATAATCACCGTATTGCTGCTGGCAGACATAAATTCTGCCAAATATAGACGGGTTAGTTCTCCGCCCGATAAGGTGCCCATTATCCGGTTTAATGTTAAGTAACCTATATTCATATTGATAATATTGCGAAGAACAAGCTGTCTTTCTTCACTAATATTTAATTCCTTCGCCAAGGAATAGATCGTTTCAACACTTAAATTATTCACATCAGAAATGCTGTGAGGATGATTTCTAAGCTTTAGCAGATGTTGCTCTACATCTTCACTATAACGCTTGCCATCGCACTTTTTACATGTAACATTTTTTGTCGTTCCCCGCCCTTTGCATGCAGGGCACCATCCTAACGCATTATTAAAAGAAAATACCTCTGGTGACAGATGAAACATTTCTCCAAACTTATTTCGTATCTCTTTAAAAACACCAGTATGTGTGCCAATAGTAGAGCGTGGATTGGAAGAAATCGAGGATTTTCCAAGAAAAAGCACTAACGGCATATTCTCCATATTAATAGCGCTAAAATTGGTTTCCATAATATCTGCAAATAAATATTGGTATTCCGCTTTAGGCAATAGAGAAACAAGCCGTTTTTTTGATTCCTCCCCTATTGTTTGACAAAAGGTAGTTTTTCCTGACCCGGATAAGCCTGCAATTCCGAGCGACCGATCCTCTGGCAAGATTGCATCTAAACGGTTAATATTGTTGGCAATTAACTGATTGATTTTAATCGTTATTCTCTCCTTACATTCTAATTAGCATCTGACATATTTACGTTTAAATCCCAGTTTTCCTCTATCCACTTCTTTTTGAATATTTTCATAAGCATGTAAGAAGCTGCTTTTTTTATTAGCTCGTTTCATTTCGACAATACCTATTTGTTGTGCT
This genomic window contains:
- a CDS encoding SDR family oxidoreductase, translating into MLKKRKVIVTGAGSGIGKEIVKGCLNEGASVIACDINGNSLNNLSLAMDDRNVLYTYQLDVSKYEAVTKFFYYIEAEHSDVDCLVNNAGIYLAKNILDYQADEMDKVLDINVKGFIYFSQMFGKKLLEEKRKGVIINMSSVSGMEGSSDAIYGLSKAAILGLTKSCAMNFSPYIRVNAVAPTMVNTTMMGIIPDWRKEEYLSHQLINTPVLPEDVAETVVFLLSDKAKHYTGATFDINNGGYLR
- a CDS encoding LacI family DNA-binding transcriptional regulator, which translates into the protein MKPKIEDVAKKAGVSPTTVSRVLNNRGYISDKTREKVQEAMNELNYFPNDVARSLFNKRSNLIGLILPTTANPFFGELTFHLENICATLGYKVLLCNSLNQIDKEEKYLEMLLRNQVDGIIVGTHNRGIFDYHKQGLAVVAIDRYLSETIPVVGSDNYEGGKIATELLIENDCNCIVLMDGIGELETPARLRRKAYIDLMEQQGRTPIIYEISEVFAQNSYIHIINEIFNDHPEVDGVFATNDLFAAAFWNEAKKRGKNIKVVGYDGTETAQTLLPELTTIRQPVDLIAKTAIDILLKEIEGEFTDIHLETRLPVRLLKGTTA
- a CDS encoding DHA2 family efflux MFS transporter permease subunit: MTKETNSPPYGMIAILFIGAFVAILNETLLNVALPAIMEEFDVNATAVQWLSTGYMLINGILIPASAFFIQRFSDKKLFLTAMLLFTLGTLLASVAPAFSVLLGARMIQAAGSAIMMPLLMNVMLTAFPVEKRGAAMGMFGLVMITAPAIGPTLSGWLIEHYSWRMLFDIVLPIAVLTLVFAFIKLKDVTAQRDIKLDIFSLVLSSIGFGGLLYGFSSAGEKGWDSPYVYGTIIIGTVALLTFILRQLRMDEPMLEFRIYKYPMFALSSVISIVISVAMFSSMILLPIYVQTIRGISPMDSGLLMLPGAIVMGIMSPITGKLFDKYGARILAVIGLTITVITSYYFSKIGMNTAYSTLVLLYTLRMFGMSMVMMPVMTNGLNQLPPINNPHGTALNNTLQQVSGAIGSALLITVMQNRTKAEAEELAANAMANMDASTAQSATEIQQQIMNEAMIHGINFTFIVSTWIAVLALILALFIKRVRPHYGNQAAKEEVSTKLDSIKE
- a CDS encoding ATP-binding cassette domain-containing protein; the encoded protein is MKINQLIANNINRLDAILPEDRSLGIAGLSGSGKTTFCQTIGEESKKRLVSLLPKAEYQYLFADIMETNFSAINMENMPLVLFLGKSSISSNPRSTIGTHTGVFKEIRNKFGEMFHLSPEVFSFNNALGWCPACKGRGTTKNVTCKKCDGKRYSEDVEQHLLKLRNHPHSISDVNNLSVETIYSLAKELNISEERQLVLRNIINMNIGYLTLNRIMGTLSGGELTRLYLAEFMSASSNTVIIIDEISVGLDHDTLLKILEQVQQLGCKNQIWLIDHSDSVLNAADKQLFFGPGSGKYGGKLVKESPRPQAILWERNEETPTEFYPFYDLYCRNIQMAEIEIPKNRLVTFTGESGCGKSTLVNECIARDFLKRYPKDKLVMVGQDRNQSITSRSTIATFLDIKRKLSKYSSEIEDVFQRSIEDIVEELPKEDIVHKRLSLLIKLGLGYLTLERKTQTLSTGEFQCVHLVSELFANTRNPHTLFIFDEPSKGLSQNILNQFIDSVRIILEDQTVSIIMIEHNAYMLESSDFIVDFGKRQSEPVLHLDVVSHDEYFSQKNTEKNDESIHISSQLDSVKGINYLTENHISYFKQAENVYKGGILKSLSSMARLIYGEYESEKIAPVIAIDLERHLYSQYSFLFEIGGIINHIVSAHPANKDTKSFDFYSQANHCPSCSGRREMEKFDFELVIQDKTVPFWDGLLHPDVMEVLKYYQHAKIHFLFEEIKNELGHDLSKSYNELTEAEKHTFLYGYWDKSFYDKATKSSKKWEGFNFILGRYMVVSKSIIKEQMKQSKEMIPCPICNGTILNHEKKLLISDVDIRELIQLPITKIINIVGSLPVLEKLKAIVGKDMPLTQDVSLLPRKTQAALKMLELELASFVGYEIVLQNVLPFWSSIKDNIKNLSSKNELTICDFTGIDETRESIIDKYFTNGKYKKLTYVYEAFGYKKIVTQINKIKASHPCPFCKGKKVISEDNLHDGVMKLSVPCISCHASGINEEGLEELVEGVKVQTWLTGTVSDVVTEGAAEEVKEIPIFNRIRELNKRDMMAVYHSLAK